The DNA sequence GCACGGCCTACGCGGCACGCGCCGATCTGGCCACCAAGGACCAGCAGATCGCGGTCGCGGAGAAGGTGCTCGACGCCCAGGGGCCGGGTGCCTGGCCGGTGTGTTCGGGGAAGGCCGGTCTGACGCGGACCGACGCGGCGCCGCAGAGCGCGCCGAAGGTCCTCAAGGCGTCCGCCGCACCGGCGAAGGAGGCACAGCGGCCCCAGAAGGCCCAGCGGACGGCGGCGAGCAAGCCCACGCCCACCAGCCTCCCGGGCGCGTCCGCCAAGTCCGGCCGCTACGTCGTCGTCAGCGGCGACTCGCTGTCCGGTATCGCCGACTCCCATGACGTCAGCGGCGGCTGGAAGACGCTGTACGAGACCAACCGCGGGACGGTCGGCGACGATCCGGATCTGATCTACCCCGGTCAGAAGCTCTCGCTCACGGGCGGCAAGACCACCGCCAAGCCCAAGGCGAAGACCGAGACGCCCGGCAAGGCCGAGGCCAAAGCCAAGGCCAAGGCGAAGCCCGCACCGCGCCAGAAGGCCGCCAAGCCCCAGCCCAGCCGGGAGCGGGCGGCCAAGCCCGCCGCCTCCTCGGGCTTCATCGCCCCCGTCAGCGGCGTCAGCCCGAGCACCGCCTACCGGGCGGCCGGTTCCAGCTGGTCGAGCGGCTATCACACGGGCGTGGACTTCCCGGTATCCATCGGCACCTCGGTGAAGGCCGTCTCCACCGGCCAGGTGGTCTCGGCGGGCTGGGCCGACGCATACGGCTATCAGGTGATCATCCGGCATCCGGACGGCAAGTACAGCCAGTACGCCCATCTCTCGCAGTTGTCGGTGCGGACCGGGCAGAGCGTCAACGTCGGCCAGCAGGTGGGCCGTTCGGGCGCCACGGGAAACGTCACCGGACCGCATCTCCACTTCGAGATCCGCACCGGTCCCGGCTACGGCTCGGACATCAACCCGCTCACCTATCTGCGGTCACACGGCGTCAGTCTCTGACGGGGCCCGGGGGCCGGCCCCGGACCGCCGGGCGGTGTCGGAGGGGCGTGCCAGACTCGCGCTCATGCACACCCGGACCGTTCTCACCCCGCTCGGCATCCGCCACGACGACCCGCGGCTGCGCTACCGGGGCGCGGTGTCCCTGCGGCGCGGCCCCGGGTGGACCGCGCCCTGGCGGCTGCCGCACGAGGACGCGGCGCTGTACCTCCCTGAGGGCGGGCTGGGCCGGGCCGCGATGCCGTCCGGGGTGCGCGTCACACTGCGCACCGACAGCGCCTCGCTGGTCTGCCGCTACCAGGCCGACCCCGCGCCCAGGCTGAACGGGCCCGAGGAGCGCGCCCGGCTCGATGTGCTGTGCGACGGGCGGCGGGCGGCCACCGTGGAGCTGGAAACCCATGGTGGGGACGCGGAGTTCCGGTGCGACGGTCTGCCGGGGCGGATGGCGACGGTCGAGCTGTGGCTGCCCTTCTACCACCAGTTCCGGCTGTGCGGGGTGTCCGTGGACGCGGGCGCGACCCTGGAGCGCGAGGCCCCCGGGCGGCAACCGCGCTGGGTCCACTGCGGCAGCTCCATCTCGCAGGGGCGTGGCGCGGCCTCCCCCAGCCGGACCTGGACCGCCCTGGTCGCCCGGCGCGCCGGCTGGGACCTCACCTCCCTCGCCCTGGGCGCGGCCTGCTGTCTCCAGCCCATGACGGCGCGGCTGATGCGGGATCTGCCGGCCGATCTCCTCACCCTGTGTGTCGGGGTCAACGTCCAGGCGCTCGGCAGCCACAACCGCGACGCGCTCGTCTCGGCGCTCGTCGGTTTCGTCCGCACCGTGCGCGAGGGCCACCCCACGACGCCGTTCGCCGTGATGTCCACGATCACCGCACCCGAGCGGGAGAGGGTTCCAGGGCCTTCGGGGATGACCATGCGCGAGTGCCGGGCGCACATCCGCCGGGCCGTGGCCCTGCTGCGCGACCACGGGGACACACGGCTGCACTACCTCCACGGTCCCGAGGTGTTCGGGCCGGCCTGTACGCGGCTGATGCTGGAGCCGGAGGGCTCGGACCGGCTGCATCCCGCGGCGGCCGGCCACCCCGTTCTGGCCTCGCGCTTCGTCACGGCCCTGCGCCGGGCCCGCTGCGTGCCGTAGGCGCTTCCCGGGGGCGACCCGGACCGTGCACGCAGTTCTGCACGCTTGCGGCTATTGACTGCACGAAAGCGTGCGGATGAGACTCTCTCCATTACGGAGCCCCCGACCGGGCCATCGGCCGGCGCCGCCCGACCGGTGCCCTGGCGGACCGGACCGGCGGACGAGGGCTTTCGCGCATTCGCGGACCGCCCGTGCCCTGGCACATCGATGTGCCCGGACGTGGCAGCTCCGCACCGGCACACGAGGACGTCACATGCACCCCCAGCCCGAAAGCGGAACCGGCACGACTGCCGGTCTCCCGGCCACGGCCGACGGCCGCACCTCCAGCGCTCCCCCGTCCGGCCCCGCCCCGGCCGGCGCCCCCGACGACGGACGCATGACGTGGTACGTCTACCTCGCAATCGTGATCAGTACGTTCGGCGGGCTCATCTTCGGCTACGACACCGGAGTGGCCGGTGGCGCGGCGGGCTTCGTCGCCGACGACTACGGCCTGTCCAGCTTCATGGAAGGCGTGGTGGTCAGCACCTCCCTCTTCGGCGGGATGGTGGGGGCCATGGCCGGGGGCCCGCTCGGCGACCGTTACGGGCGGCGGCCGGTTCTGCTGCTGTCCGGACTGCTGTTCACCGCCGGGGCCCTGATCTCGGCGTTCGCCCCCGGGCTCGCCGTGCTGCTCGCTGCCCGTGTGGTACTGGGGGCCGGCGTGGGCGCCGCCTCCGTACTGGTGCCCGTGTACATCGCCGAACTGGCCCCCGCCCGCATCCGGGGCGCCCTGGTCTCCGGTTACCAGCTCCTCACCACCCTGGGCATCGTGCTCGCCTACGGCGTCAACGCCCTCTTCGGGGCGGGCCAGGCGTGGCGCTGGTCCCTGGGGCTGGCCGCGGTGCCGGGTCTGCTGCTCGCCGGGGGCGTGCTGCTCGTGCCCGAATCGCCCCGGTGGCTGGTCTCCCGGGGCCGGCTGGAGGCCGCCCGCGATCTGCTGCGCCGCGTACGCGGACGGCACGACGTGGAGGCCGAGCTCCATGAGATCAGGGCCGTGCACCGGCAGGAGGCGCGGGCCGGCTCCGGCGGCTGGCGGGAGCTGAACGCGTCCTGGGTGCGGCCGATGGTGCTGGTGGGCGTGCTGGTCGCGTTCTTCGCCAACGGCTGCGGCATCAACCTGGTCATCTACTTCGCCCCGCAGATCCTCCAGTCCGCCGGGATGGGTTCCAGCTCGTCCCTGCTGGCGACGGTGGGGCTCGGCGCCGTCAATGTCGTCTTCACGGTGGTGGGCATGGCCCTGGTCGACCGGGTGGGCCGCAAACCGCTGCTGCTGGCCGGGGCCGTCGGTATGACGGTCACGCTGGGCGCGCTGGCCGTGGTGGTGTCGGTGCCCGGCCTGCCCGGCGCCAACTGGCTGTCCTTCGCCTGTCTGAGCCTGTACATCGTCATGTACGCCGTCAGTCCGGGCCTGGTCGCCTATGTGGTCATCTCGGAGATCTTCCCCCTGCACGTGCGGGCCAAGGCGACCGGTGTGGCCACCTTCGTCATCTTCGCGACCAACCTGGTGATCGGCCTGACCTCGCTGCCGATGCTCGACCGGCTCGGCACCGCCACCACCTTCTGCCTGTTCACCGCGGTGTGCGTGCTCTTCGTGCTCTTCTGTCTGCGGATGCCGGAGACCAAGGGCCGCACGCTGGAGGAGTTGGAGGCCCGGTTCCGTGCCGCGGCCGACAGCCGGGCCCACGCCCGGGTCTCCCGCGGCGTCTGAGGCCCGGCGGCCGCTGTCGACGGCGGACACCGTGCACGCGTCGCACGCCACCGCGCAACGCGTGCACGGTAGTGTTGTCCTGCCGAACGACGCCGCGCAGGAGGGGTGAGTCGTGTCCGAGTCCTCGGCCGATCGACGCCGGGCCATATTGGAGAACGTGCGTGCCCTGGGGTACGCCGGGGCGGGCGAGCTGGCCCGCACCTTCTGCGTGGACGGCTCGACCATCCGCCGCGACCTGGCCCAGCTCGAACGGGCCGGACTGGTGCGGCGCACCCGCGGCGGCGTGCTGCCGGCCGACCCGGCCGAGGCCGTCGACACCCCCTACGACGTGCGCCGCGTCCAGCACGCGGAGGCCAAACACGTGCTGGGCCAGGCGGCCGCCGAACTCGTCGAGGACGGCCAGTCGGTCATCATCGACAACGGTTCGACGATGTACCAGGTGGCCCAGGCGCTGCGGCGGCGGCACCGCCTCACCGTCATCACCAACGACCTGATGGTCGCGCTGTGCATGTCCGAGCACGCCACCCACCAACTCCACATGACCGGCGGCGTGCTGCTGGACACGGTCTACACGCTGGTGGGTCCGGGCGCCGTGGCCTCGCTGCGCGGACTGCACGCCGACTGGGCCTTCCTGGGCGCGGAGGCGGTGCATCCGCAAGCCGGTGTCACCAACGTCAACGTCGTCGAGATCGCCGTCAAACAGGCGATGATCGAGGCGGCGGAGCGGGTGGTGGTCGTAGCGGACAGCTCCAAGCTCGGCCGCCGGTCACTCGCGCCGGTGTGCGGCCTGGAGAGCGTCCACGCACTCATCACCGACGACCGGCTGCCACCGTCCGAGCGGACCGCGTACGGTCCCGCGCTGCGGTGCGTACCCGCGCCCGCGGACACACACCGGTAGCTCCGCGGCCCCGTACCGCGCCGCTCCGGGCACGCCTGCCCATCGGTCCGGAGGCCGAGTGCCTCCGGACCTGTTGCGTGCGACAAAGCCTGCACGCTTTCGCGTATTGACTGCACGGTTGCGTGCGTGATGGTCTGGTGCAGTCCGGATGGCCACGTATGCGCCGCAGACCCGGACCCGCGTCGGCCGGGACGTACGCTCCCTGGGCCGTCCGCTGTCGAAGCGCCCCACTCCGCCCGCCGCACGGCGGCCCTCACACCCGTTCCCGGAAGGATTCCCCGATGACCGACCCGGCCCGCTCGTCCGACGGCTATCTCGCGGACATCGCCGCGCAGCCCGATGCCCTGCTCAGACACGCGGATTCCGAGCTGCCCGCCACCCTGGCCGGGCTGGACCTCGGACAGTACGACCGCATCGTGCTGACCGGCATGGGCTCGTCGCTCCACTCCTTCGTACCGGTCGAGCGCGCCCTGGCCGCCGCCGGTCTGCCGGTGTGGCGGATCGACTCCGGACAGCTGCTCGACACTCCGCAGCGCATCACGCCCGGCACGCTGCTGTGGGCCACCTCGCAGTCCGGACGCAGCGGCGAAATCGTCGCCCTGCTGGAGGCCCTCACCCCCGCCACCCGGCCCCGCACCCTGGTGGCCACCACGGACGACCCCACCAGCCCACTGGCGGCAGCGGCGGACATCCTGGTACTGCTGCACAGCGGCCCGGAGGCCACCGTCAGCACCAAGAGCTACCTCAACACCCTGGCCGCCCATCGCAGGGTCCTGGCCGCGCTGCGCGGTGCGGACGACCTGGCCGTCACGGAGGACCTGCGCCAGTGCGCGGGGGCGCTGCGCCGCCTGCTCGCCGACCCGCCCGCGATCGCCGACGTCGCCAAGCGGGCACTGTCCGCCACCCACCCCAGGTTCGCCCTGGTCGGAACCGGTGACGACGCGGCCACCGCGCTCACCGGCGCCCTCATCACCAAGGAGGCGAGCCGGGTGGCCGCGGAGGGATACGTCGGCGGCGCCTTCCGGCACGGTCCGCTGGAACTGGCCGGCCCCGGACTGACCGCCGTGCTGTTCGGCCCCGGCGACGCACAGGACCCCGTGCTGCCCGCGCTCGCCCATGACCTCTCCGGGACCGGCTCCACCGTGATCACTGTCGGACCGCGCGCCTACCCGGGCAGCGAGCTTCTGGCCACCCCCGCCGACCGCGGCACGTTCGGCCGGCTGGCGATCGGTATCGCGCAGGTCCAGCTCCTCACGGTGGCGCTCGCGCAGACTGCCGGGAACGTACCGGGGGAGTTCCGGTTCGGTCGCAAGATCACGGACACGCTGTGACCGGGCGAGCGGCGGGAGACGCCGCGGACCGCGCGCGCACCGGCGCGGACCGGCCAGGGCCGCGGACCACACCGGCACACCATCCATCGGCCACCGCATCGGCCGCCCCCGCCGTCGGCGTGGACCTCGGCGGCACCGGGGCCCGGCTCGTGGCCTGGCAGGACGGCACGGTGCTGGCGGCGGCCGACGCCCTCTCCGCCGACCTCGGTACCGGAGAGGTGCCCGAGCGCGTCGACCGGCTGGCCCGCGTCATCTCGGGGCTGCTGCCGACCGGCGTCCGCCCGGCCGCCGTGGGCATCGGGGCGAGCGGTCCCGTGGACGTGACCGCGGGTGTCGTGCACAACCACGACACCCTGCCGTGGTTCTCCGGGTTCCCCCTCACCGAAGCCCTCGGCGAGCGTCTGTCGGTCCCCGTCGTCATCGACAACGACGCCGTCACCGCGGCCCTGGGCGAGCACGCCGCCGGTGCGGGCCAGGGCTGCGACCGGATGCTCATGGTCACCCTCGGCACCGGCATCGGCACGGCCATGCTCGTGGACGGACATCCGGTGCGCGGGCTGGACGGCAGCCACCCCGAGGGCGGCCACCTGCCGGTCACCGACGACCCGGCCCGCTGCTACTGCGGCCTGACCGGCTGCTGGGAGCAGGCCGCCTCGCGCAGCGCCCTCCAGCGCATGCTGGCCACCCGGCTCGGCGACGACCCCCCGGGCCGCCGGACCCTGGAGCAGGGCGTGCGGGCAGCCCGCACCGATCCCGCGATACGCGAGGTGTTCACCGCGTACGGCACGCTCCTCGGACGCGGCCTGGCGGCTCTGCACGCCCTGTACCAGCCCCGGGTGACGGTTCTGGGCGGCAGCGCGGCCACCTGCCTGCCGCTGTTCGCAGAAGGCATGCGCCGGGCGCTGCGCCGCTCCCCCGAATACGACGTGCCCACCGACATCCGCCCCGCCCGGCTCGGTGACAACGCCGGCGCGGTCGGCGCGGCCATCCTCACCCACCGCGTCCCGCCCGCGGGCGGGTGACCCGCCCCCGACCGGGACCCGCGCCCGGAGGCGCACTTGATCCGGGAGCGCCTTTCGGGCGAGACTTCTACAGCCCTGTAGATTGCCGCCGGGTGGCCGGTACGCCGTATCGGCCCTCAGCGCCGGAAGAGAGCAGACCTGATGTTCGGCTTGAGCGAACTCGCCGTGATCCTCATCGTCGTCGTCGTGGTCCTCGGCATCAAGAAACTGCCCGAGCTGGTGCGTTCCGCGGGCCAGGCGACCCGGATCTTCAAGAGCGAGACCAAGGCGCTCAAGGAGCAGGACGCCCCGTCCGCACCGGCCGGTCCGGGACAGGTCGTCTCCGGCACCGTGATCAACCGGGACGAGCCGCCCCGCTCCTGAACGCGCGGCCCGGGTGCCGGGCTCCGTCGCGCAGGGCCACCGTCCGCGCCTTCAGCAGCCCCTCGCCGAGTGGTATGGGCGCCTCCCCCTCGAGTTCCGCAGGGGGTGAAGAACGAGACCTCGGTGGTGGGGTGGTGGACCCCCGAGGTGTGGTTGAGCAACTGGCGGATGGTGACGGCCCTACCGTCGTTGCCGTTCCCCCGGACCGGCGGCCCCGCGGTCGTACAGTGGGGTGAAAGCGGCCAGACCATGACACGGGTAATGGGAGGTGGTCATGGCCGACCCCAAGGGTTTCCTCACCACACCCCGTCGTCTTCCGCCACTCCGTCCGGTGGACGAGCGGGTGCGGGACTGGAACGAGGTCCACGCGCCCGGCGGACTGCTGCCGATCATCAACGCCCAGGCGAACCGCTGCATGGACTGCGGCATCCCGTTCTGCCACGACGGCTGTCCGCTGGGGAACCTCATCCCGGAGTGGAACGACCTGGTCTCCCGGGACGACTGGCTGCGCGCGAGCGAGCGGCTGCACGCGACCAACAACTTCCCCGAGTTCACCGGCCGGCTGTGCCCGGCCCCCTGCGAGAGCGCGTGTGTGCTGGCCATCAACCAGCCGGCGGTCACCATCAAGAACGTCGAGGTGGCCATCGCCGACCGGGCGTGGCGATGCGGATATGTGACCCCCAGGCCACCGGAGCGGCTGACCGGCCGCACCGTCGCCGTCATCGGCTCGGGACCCGCGGGTCTGGCCGCGGCCCAGCAGCTCACCCGCGCGGGCCACACCGTGGCGGTGTACGAGCGGGACGACCGGGTGGGCGGACTGCTCCGCTACGGCATCCCCGAGTTCAAGATGGAGAAGCGCCACCTGGACCGGCGGCTGGAGCAGATGCGCGCGGAGGGCACCAGGTTCCGCACCGGCGTGGACGTCGGCACCGACGTGGACGCCGCCGAGCTCAGGGCGCGCCACGACGCGGTGGTGATCGCGGTGGGGGCGCGAGCCTGGCGCGAACTGCCCGTCCCTGGGCGGGAGTTGGCCGGGATCCATCAGGCGATGGAGTATCTGCCGATGGCCAACCGGGTGCGGGAGGGTGACTACGCCCGGCCACCGATCACCGCCGAGGGCAAGCACGTGGTCATCGTCGGCGGCGGGGACACCGGGGCGGACTGTCTGGGCACCGTACTGCGGCAGGGCGCCGCCTCCGTGACCCAGCTGGACATCCACTCCCGGCCCGGCGACGAACGGCCAGAGAGCGAGCCCTGGCCCACCTATCCCAAGATCTACCGGATGTCCGCCGCCCATGAGGAGGCGCGGGAGCTGGCGGCCTCCCCGGAGGCGGATGTGGACGCCCGGGTCTTCTCCGCGACCACCGTCCGCTTCGAGGGGACGGCACCGGACGGGGAGCGGCCGGGGGGCGGTGTGCGGGCGCTGCGCCTGATCGGGTCCCCTGCCGACGGGCGGCCCGGACCGGACACGGAGCGGGTTCTCCGGGCGGATCTGGTGCTGCTGGCCCTCGGCTTCCGTGGCCCGGAGCGGGACAGCGGACTGTTCGACCAGCTCGGCCTGGAGCTCGACGAGCGCGGCACCATCGCACGTGACGCCTCCTTCGCCACCAGCGTGGACGGGGTGTTCGTGGCGGGCGACGCGGGCCGCGGCCAGTCGCTGATCGTCTGGGCGATCGCCGAGGGCCGCTCCGCCGCGGCCGCCGTGGACCGCTATCTCGGGGGCTCCACCACGCTCCCGGCACCGGTCGGACCGGCCGACCTCCCCATGACCGCCTGACGGTACGGCAGCATGCCGGTGTGACGGTGTGACGGCGCGACATCCGGGGGCCGGGACCGGTACCAGGACGGCAGGCCGCCTGCCGCGGGCGCGCCGCGCGGGAATAGTGTGCGTCCATGAGTTCGCAATCGCCCCTTCTCACCGTGGCCGACGGTGTGCACGTCTGGTCCCCGACCCCGAGTGCCGGATGGGGTCTGGCCAACTGCGGTCTGATCGTCTCCCCCGATGGCGCCGCCGCCTGGATCGACACCCCCTACGACCGGCGGATGGCCGGTGACTTCCTGGCGCGGAGCCGCGCCCTGCTGCCCGACGGGGGCCGGATCGAGCGGGTGATCGTCACCCATGCCAACGGCGACCACCTGTGGGGCGCCGAGGTCGTGCCGGACGCCGAGATCGTCGCCACCCGCGAGGCGCTCGGCCATATCGAGTACGAGCCCTCCCCGCAGCAGTTGCACGCCCTGGTGCACGGCAGCGACCCGGCGACCCCGCTCGGCTGGTATCTCCAGCGGCACTTCGGGCGGTTCGACTGGGCCGCCACCGAGGTCGTCGAGCCGACGCTCACCTTCGTAGGCGAACTCGACCTGCGCGTGGGCCAGGTGCCGGTGCGGGTGTTCAGTCTGCCGTCCGCGCACACCGCCGGCGATCTGGTGGCGTATCTGCCACGGCAGAAGGTGGCGTTCACCGGCGATGTCATCTTCGCCTCCGGCCCTGAGGACCCCGGTGACCACGCGGTGCACTGGGCGGGCCCGCTGGACAACGTGATCGCCGCCTGTGAGCGGGTGCTCGCGACCGGGGCCGAGGTGATCGTCCCCGGCCATGGCCCGGTCCTGGACCGGGCAGGGGTGCGCGGCCACATCGGCTATCTGGAGCATGTCCGGGACCGCACCCGGCAGTTGCACGCGGCAGGGGTACCGGCCCTGGAGGCCGCCCGTACACTCATCGCCGAGAACGCCCATCCGTCACTGGGCCTGCCCGAGCGAC is a window from the Streptomyces luomodiensis genome containing:
- a CDS encoding transglycosylase family protein, whose protein sequence is MPLRGRHRRYKANRISRASLSVTAGGAGIALPLIGAAGASAASGETWNKVAQCESTNHWDINTGNGFYGGLQFTQSTWAAYGGTAYAARADLATKDQQIAVAEKVLDAQGPGAWPVCSGKAGLTRTDAAPQSAPKVLKASAAPAKEAQRPQKAQRTAASKPTPTSLPGASAKSGRYVVVSGDSLSGIADSHDVSGGWKTLYETNRGTVGDDPDLIYPGQKLSLTGGKTTAKPKAKTETPGKAEAKAKAKAKPAPRQKAAKPQPSRERAAKPAASSGFIAPVSGVSPSTAYRAAGSSWSSGYHTGVDFPVSIGTSVKAVSTGQVVSAGWADAYGYQVIIRHPDGKYSQYAHLSQLSVRTGQSVNVGQQVGRSGATGNVTGPHLHFEIRTGPGYGSDINPLTYLRSHGVSL
- a CDS encoding GDSL-type esterase/lipase family protein; protein product: MHTRTVLTPLGIRHDDPRLRYRGAVSLRRGPGWTAPWRLPHEDAALYLPEGGLGRAAMPSGVRVTLRTDSASLVCRYQADPAPRLNGPEERARLDVLCDGRRAATVELETHGGDAEFRCDGLPGRMATVELWLPFYHQFRLCGVSVDAGATLEREAPGRQPRWVHCGSSISQGRGAASPSRTWTALVARRAGWDLTSLALGAACCLQPMTARLMRDLPADLLTLCVGVNVQALGSHNRDALVSALVGFVRTVREGHPTTPFAVMSTITAPERERVPGPSGMTMRECRAHIRRAVALLRDHGDTRLHYLHGPEVFGPACTRLMLEPEGSDRLHPAAAGHPVLASRFVTALRRARCVP
- a CDS encoding sugar porter family MFS transporter — encoded protein: MHPQPESGTGTTAGLPATADGRTSSAPPSGPAPAGAPDDGRMTWYVYLAIVISTFGGLIFGYDTGVAGGAAGFVADDYGLSSFMEGVVVSTSLFGGMVGAMAGGPLGDRYGRRPVLLLSGLLFTAGALISAFAPGLAVLLAARVVLGAGVGAASVLVPVYIAELAPARIRGALVSGYQLLTTLGIVLAYGVNALFGAGQAWRWSLGLAAVPGLLLAGGVLLVPESPRWLVSRGRLEAARDLLRRVRGRHDVEAELHEIRAVHRQEARAGSGGWRELNASWVRPMVLVGVLVAFFANGCGINLVIYFAPQILQSAGMGSSSSLLATVGLGAVNVVFTVVGMALVDRVGRKPLLLAGAVGMTVTLGALAVVVSVPGLPGANWLSFACLSLYIVMYAVSPGLVAYVVISEIFPLHVRAKATGVATFVIFATNLVIGLTSLPMLDRLGTATTFCLFTAVCVLFVLFCLRMPETKGRTLEELEARFRAAADSRAHARVSRGV
- a CDS encoding DeoR/GlpR family DNA-binding transcription regulator, encoding MSESSADRRRAILENVRALGYAGAGELARTFCVDGSTIRRDLAQLERAGLVRRTRGGVLPADPAEAVDTPYDVRRVQHAEAKHVLGQAAAELVEDGQSVIIDNGSTMYQVAQALRRRHRLTVITNDLMVALCMSEHATHQLHMTGGVLLDTVYTLVGPGAVASLRGLHADWAFLGAEAVHPQAGVTNVNVVEIAVKQAMIEAAERVVVVADSSKLGRRSLAPVCGLESVHALITDDRLPPSERTAYGPALRCVPAPADTHR
- a CDS encoding SIS domain-containing protein, translated to MTDPARSSDGYLADIAAQPDALLRHADSELPATLAGLDLGQYDRIVLTGMGSSLHSFVPVERALAAAGLPVWRIDSGQLLDTPQRITPGTLLWATSQSGRSGEIVALLEALTPATRPRTLVATTDDPTSPLAAAADILVLLHSGPEATVSTKSYLNTLAAHRRVLAALRGADDLAVTEDLRQCAGALRRLLADPPAIADVAKRALSATHPRFALVGTGDDAATALTGALITKEASRVAAEGYVGGAFRHGPLELAGPGLTAVLFGPGDAQDPVLPALAHDLSGTGSTVITVGPRAYPGSELLATPADRGTFGRLAIGIAQVQLLTVALAQTAGNVPGEFRFGRKITDTL
- a CDS encoding ROK family protein, which translates into the protein MTGRAAGDAADRARTGADRPGPRTTPAHHPSATASAAPAVGVDLGGTGARLVAWQDGTVLAAADALSADLGTGEVPERVDRLARVISGLLPTGVRPAAVGIGASGPVDVTAGVVHNHDTLPWFSGFPLTEALGERLSVPVVIDNDAVTAALGEHAAGAGQGCDRMLMVTLGTGIGTAMLVDGHPVRGLDGSHPEGGHLPVTDDPARCYCGLTGCWEQAASRSALQRMLATRLGDDPPGRRTLEQGVRAARTDPAIREVFTAYGTLLGRGLAALHALYQPRVTVLGGSAATCLPLFAEGMRRALRRSPEYDVPTDIRPARLGDNAGAVGAAILTHRVPPAGG
- a CDS encoding twin-arginine translocase TatA/TatE family subunit encodes the protein MFGLSELAVILIVVVVVLGIKKLPELVRSAGQATRIFKSETKALKEQDAPSAPAGPGQVVSGTVINRDEPPRS
- a CDS encoding glutamate synthase subunit beta; translated protein: MADPKGFLTTPRRLPPLRPVDERVRDWNEVHAPGGLLPIINAQANRCMDCGIPFCHDGCPLGNLIPEWNDLVSRDDWLRASERLHATNNFPEFTGRLCPAPCESACVLAINQPAVTIKNVEVAIADRAWRCGYVTPRPPERLTGRTVAVIGSGPAGLAAAQQLTRAGHTVAVYERDDRVGGLLRYGIPEFKMEKRHLDRRLEQMRAEGTRFRTGVDVGTDVDAAELRARHDAVVIAVGARAWRELPVPGRELAGIHQAMEYLPMANRVREGDYARPPITAEGKHVVIVGGGDTGADCLGTVLRQGAASVTQLDIHSRPGDERPESEPWPTYPKIYRMSAAHEEARELAASPEADVDARVFSATTVRFEGTAPDGERPGGGVRALRLIGSPADGRPGPDTERVLRADLVLLALGFRGPERDSGLFDQLGLELDERGTIARDASFATSVDGVFVAGDAGRGQSLIVWAIAEGRSAAAAVDRYLGGSTTLPAPVGPADLPMTA
- a CDS encoding MBL fold metallo-hydrolase, producing MSSQSPLLTVADGVHVWSPTPSAGWGLANCGLIVSPDGAAAWIDTPYDRRMAGDFLARSRALLPDGGRIERVIVTHANGDHLWGAEVVPDAEIVATREALGHIEYEPSPQQLHALVHGSDPATPLGWYLQRHFGRFDWAATEVVEPTLTFVGELDLRVGQVPVRVFSLPSAHTAGDLVAYLPRQKVAFTGDVIFASGPEDPGDHAVHWAGPLDNVIAACERVLATGAEVIVPGHGPVLDRAGVRGHIGYLEHVRDRTRQLHAAGVPALEAARTLIAENAHPSLGLPERLVITVGSEYRHLNGGDEPADLMATMADLAQVAWERREAAPPASA